The following proteins come from a genomic window of Neptunomonas concharum:
- a CDS encoding proline--tRNA ligase has protein sequence MRASQFLIATQKETPSDAEVISHQLMLRAGMIRKEASGLYSWLPMGLRTLRKVERIVREEMDKAGAQEVLMPAIQPAELWQESGRWEQYGPELLRLHDRHNRPFCVGPTHEEVITDLVRREIKSYKQLPTNFYQIQTKFRDEIRPRFGVMRSREFIMKDAYSFHINRDSLVETYQVMHQAYTNIFTRLGLDFRPVIADNGSIGGSGSHEFHVLAESGEDDIAFSNSSDYAANVEMAEALAPAGERPAPTAEMTLVDTPNAKTIDELVSQFGLAIEKTVKTLIVAASEACEADFVALLVRGDHELNEIKAEKLAEVAEPFRFATEEEIRGILGAGPGSLGPVNLPIPCIIDRSVEKMSDFGAGANIDDKHYFGINWERDLPTPKVADIRNVVEGDPSPCGQGTLQIKRGIEVGHIFQLGTKYSDAMNATVLDENGKAVLMEMGCYGIGVTRVVAASIEQNHDENGIIWPASLAPFQVALVTLNYDKSEEVRQVSDQLYADLQAAGIDVLLDDRKERPGVKFADMELMGLPHRLVISDRGIQAGTFEYKGRRDTDKQDVPAEGIVDFIKAQIG, from the coding sequence ATGCGCGCAAGTCAATTTCTTATCGCTACCCAAAAAGAGACTCCTTCCGATGCAGAAGTCATCAGCCATCAGTTGATGCTTCGCGCCGGAATGATTCGCAAAGAAGCTTCAGGCCTCTACTCGTGGTTACCTATGGGCTTGCGCACTTTGCGTAAAGTTGAACGTATCGTCCGTGAAGAGATGGACAAGGCCGGAGCACAAGAAGTACTCATGCCTGCGATCCAGCCAGCTGAATTATGGCAAGAATCGGGACGTTGGGAGCAATATGGCCCTGAACTGTTACGCCTGCATGATCGGCATAATCGTCCTTTCTGCGTGGGGCCAACCCATGAAGAGGTCATCACCGACTTAGTTCGCCGTGAAATTAAAAGCTACAAACAGCTACCGACCAATTTTTACCAGATTCAAACGAAATTCCGAGATGAAATTCGCCCTCGTTTTGGCGTAATGCGCTCTCGTGAATTCATCATGAAAGATGCCTACTCGTTCCACATCAATCGAGACTCCTTGGTAGAAACCTATCAAGTGATGCATCAGGCCTACACCAACATCTTTACCCGACTCGGTTTAGATTTCCGCCCAGTGATCGCCGATAACGGCTCGATTGGTGGCTCCGGCTCCCATGAATTCCATGTACTAGCTGAATCCGGTGAAGACGATATCGCATTCTCAAACAGCAGTGACTACGCAGCCAATGTTGAGATGGCTGAAGCCTTAGCACCGGCTGGTGAGCGCCCTGCCCCAACCGCTGAGATGACACTGGTTGATACACCCAACGCTAAAACGATTGATGAACTGGTATCCCAGTTTGGTTTAGCGATTGAGAAAACCGTTAAAACACTGATCGTTGCTGCATCTGAAGCTTGCGAAGCTGACTTTGTCGCACTACTTGTGCGTGGCGATCATGAACTGAACGAGATCAAAGCCGAAAAACTAGCCGAAGTTGCCGAACCATTCCGCTTTGCGACAGAAGAAGAGATTCGCGGCATCCTAGGTGCAGGCCCAGGCTCGTTAGGCCCGGTTAACCTACCTATCCCCTGCATCATTGATCGCAGTGTCGAGAAGATGTCAGACTTCGGCGCTGGTGCAAACATTGATGACAAACACTATTTTGGCATCAACTGGGAACGTGACCTACCAACCCCTAAAGTAGCGGATATCCGTAACGTGGTTGAGGGTGACCCAAGCCCATGCGGACAAGGCACCTTGCAGATTAAGCGAGGAATCGAAGTCGGCCACATCTTCCAGTTAGGCACCAAGTACTCTGATGCAATGAATGCAACCGTACTGGATGAAAACGGCAAAGCGGTACTGATGGAGATGGGCTGTTACGGAATTGGTGTTACCCGCGTGGTGGCCGCCTCTATCGAGCAAAACCACGATGAGAATGGCATCATCTGGCCAGCATCATTAGCGCCTTTCCAAGTAGCGCTGGTAACGCTGAATTACGATAAGTCAGAAGAAGTACGCCAAGTATCGGATCAGCTCTATGCCGACCTGCAAGCAGCGGGTATCGATGTATTGCTAGATGACCGTAAAGAACGCCCTGGCGTCAAGTTTGCCGATATGGAACTGATGGGCCTACCCCACAGACTGGTTATTTCGGATCGGGGCATTCAAGCTGGCACCTTCGAATATAAAGGCCGCCGCGACACCGATAAACAAGACGTACCAGCCGAAGGTATTGTCGACTTTATCAAAGCCCAGATTGGCTAA